A genomic window from Chrysoperla carnea chromosome 3, inChrCarn1.1, whole genome shotgun sequence includes:
- the LOC123294453 gene encoding HBS1-like protein isoform X1, translated as MSRHRNIRSMNYSEECDGYDDVYGHSVEDDYCISPSDAAQFMYNREGRNRSMGAFFNTEGTIAEGDENETPRPKENAEGDIDKAKLESCVESIKKVVGDSVSHKTLVDTIINYNFNTEKALDSLLTHMTDKNLSTKTSKDIVTVEVPVRSVKIVPQTLNVTKGFELPRPDKDVSRPNALTPRSQSPASGTATPLEGRATPDIQKTKDSKIDPLALYQKEREGEKSHLYMIIIGHVDAGKSTLMGHLLYDLGQINQRTMHKYETESRKLGKQSFLYAWVLDETGEERERGITMDIGRSQFETKTKKITLLDAPGHKDFIPNMISGAGQADVALLVVDATKGEFETGFDLGGQTREHALLVRSLGVGQLAVAINKFDNVDWDKKRFDEIKNSLGSFLRQAGFRDKDVTYVPVSGLTGQNLVGPPTENALLQWYNGPCLLDVIDKFSVPERAVSKPFRFSIHDIYKGTGAGLCVSGRIETGVLNVGDRVLLCPVKEGATVRNITLDEVPMQTAFAGDQVSITLTGIDIQNITIGCILSTPISPVPVVQKFEARIVVFNVKTPLTRGYPVLLHHQSLIEAANITKIKAQLHKSTGEVIKKKPRCLGSYSNAIVEIVVNKPICIELFRDVKELGRFMLRVAGTTVAAGLVTELLE; from the exons atgtctcGACATCGTAATATACGTTCAATGAACTATTCTGaag aatgtgATGGATATGATGATGTTTATGGACATTCGGTTGAAGATGATTATTGTATTTCACCAAGTGATGCAGCTCAATTTATGTATAACAGAGAAGGCAGAAATCGTAGTATGGGCGCATTTTTTAATACAGAAGGGACTATAGCTGAAGGTGATGAAAATGAAACACCACGACCAAAAGAGAATGCTGAGGGTGATATTGATAAAGCTAAATTGGAATCATGTGTGGAAAGTATTAAAAAAGTGGTTGGTGATTCTGTATCCCATAAAACTCTGGTTGACacgataattaattataattttaatacggAAAAAGCTTTGGACAGTCTTCTAACACATATGACTGATAAGAATCTTTCAACGAAAACATCTAAAG ataTTGTCACAGTAGAAGTACCAGTCAGAAGTGTGAAGATTGTACCGCAAACATTAAATGTAACAAAAGGATTTGAACTTCCTCGACCTGATAAAGATGTTTCCCGGCCAAATGCATTAACACCAAGATCTCAATCGCCAGCATCTGGTACCGCAACACCTTTAGAAGGTCGTGCAACACCagatattcaaaaaacaaaGGACTCCAAAATCGATCCCTTAGCTTTGTATCAAAAAGAAAGGGAAGGTGAAAAAAGTCATTTATATATGATTATAATTGGACATGTCGATGCTGGAAAATCAACGCTTATGGGTCATTTATTATACGATCTTGGACAAATCAATCAACGCACAATGCATAAGTATGAAACAGAAAGTCGTAAGTTgggaaaacaaagttttttatacGCTTGGGTATTGGATGAAACTGGTGAAGAACGTGAACGAGGAATTACGATGGATATTGGACGATCGCAATTCGAAacgaaaacaaagaaaataacgTTATTAGATGCTCCTGGGCATAAAGATTTTATTCCTAACATGATATCCGGTGCTGGTCAAGCGGATGTTGCATTGTTAGTTGTCGATGCAACAAAGGGAGAATTTGAGACTGGTTTTGATTTAGGTGGACAAACAAGAGAACATGCTCTATTAGTTCGATCTTTGGGAGTTGGTCAATTAGCTGTggctattaataaatttgataatgttGATTGGGACAAAAAGAgatttgatgaaattaaaaatagtttaggaTCATTTTTACGTCAAGCTGGATTTCGAGATAAAGATGTTACCTATGTGCCAGTTAGTGGTTTAACTGGACAAAATTTAGTTGGACCTCCAACCGAAAATGCTCTTTTACAATGGTACAATGGACCTTGTTTACTTGATGTCATAG acaaATTCAGTGTACCTGAACGAGCAGTTTCGAAGCCATTTCGATTTTCTATCCACGATATTTATAAG GGAACTGGTGCTGGATTATGCGTTTCCGGACGAATTGAGACTGGCGTATTAAATGTTGGTGATCGAGTATTGTTATGCCCTGTAAAAGAAGGTGCTACTGTACGTAATATTACTCTTGATGAAGTTCCCATGCAGACAGCGTTTGCTGGTGATCAAGTGTCCATCACTTTAACTGGAATCGACATACAAAACATTACAATTGGATGTATTCTTTCAACGCCAATTTCACCAGTACCTGTCGTTCAGAAATTCGAAGCTCGTATTGTTGTTTTCAATGTTAAAACTCCACTGACACGAGGATATccg GTGCTCCTACATCATCAATCTTTAATTGAAGCTGccaatattacaaaaatcaaagCACAATTACACAAAAGTACGGGTGAAGTTATTAAGAAAAAACCACGTTGTTTGGGAAGCTATTCGAATGCCATTGTTGAGATCGTTGTAAATAAACCCATTTGTATTGAATTGTTTCGTGATGTGAAAGAATTGGGACGGTTTATGCTACGTGTTGCTGGTACTACAGTAGCAGCTGGACTTGTTACTGAACTActtgaataa
- the LOC123294453 gene encoding HBS1-like protein isoform X2, with the protein MSRHRNIRSMNYSEECDGYDDVYGHSVEDDYCISPSDAAQFMYNREGRNRSMGAFFNTEGTIAEGDENETPRPKENAEGDIDKAKLESCVESIKKVVGDSVSHKTLVDTIINYNFNTEKALDSLLTHMTDKNLSTKTSKVEVPVRSVKIVPQTLNVTKGFELPRPDKDVSRPNALTPRSQSPASGTATPLEGRATPDIQKTKDSKIDPLALYQKEREGEKSHLYMIIIGHVDAGKSTLMGHLLYDLGQINQRTMHKYETESRKLGKQSFLYAWVLDETGEERERGITMDIGRSQFETKTKKITLLDAPGHKDFIPNMISGAGQADVALLVVDATKGEFETGFDLGGQTREHALLVRSLGVGQLAVAINKFDNVDWDKKRFDEIKNSLGSFLRQAGFRDKDVTYVPVSGLTGQNLVGPPTENALLQWYNGPCLLDVIDKFSVPERAVSKPFRFSIHDIYKGTGAGLCVSGRIETGVLNVGDRVLLCPVKEGATVRNITLDEVPMQTAFAGDQVSITLTGIDIQNITIGCILSTPISPVPVVQKFEARIVVFNVKTPLTRGYPVLLHHQSLIEAANITKIKAQLHKSTGEVIKKKPRCLGSYSNAIVEIVVNKPICIELFRDVKELGRFMLRVAGTTVAAGLVTELLE; encoded by the exons atgtctcGACATCGTAATATACGTTCAATGAACTATTCTGaag aatgtgATGGATATGATGATGTTTATGGACATTCGGTTGAAGATGATTATTGTATTTCACCAAGTGATGCAGCTCAATTTATGTATAACAGAGAAGGCAGAAATCGTAGTATGGGCGCATTTTTTAATACAGAAGGGACTATAGCTGAAGGTGATGAAAATGAAACACCACGACCAAAAGAGAATGCTGAGGGTGATATTGATAAAGCTAAATTGGAATCATGTGTGGAAAGTATTAAAAAAGTGGTTGGTGATTCTGTATCCCATAAAACTCTGGTTGACacgataattaattataattttaatacggAAAAAGCTTTGGACAGTCTTCTAACACATATGACTGATAAGAATCTTTCAACGAAAACATCTAAAG TAGAAGTACCAGTCAGAAGTGTGAAGATTGTACCGCAAACATTAAATGTAACAAAAGGATTTGAACTTCCTCGACCTGATAAAGATGTTTCCCGGCCAAATGCATTAACACCAAGATCTCAATCGCCAGCATCTGGTACCGCAACACCTTTAGAAGGTCGTGCAACACCagatattcaaaaaacaaaGGACTCCAAAATCGATCCCTTAGCTTTGTATCAAAAAGAAAGGGAAGGTGAAAAAAGTCATTTATATATGATTATAATTGGACATGTCGATGCTGGAAAATCAACGCTTATGGGTCATTTATTATACGATCTTGGACAAATCAATCAACGCACAATGCATAAGTATGAAACAGAAAGTCGTAAGTTgggaaaacaaagttttttatacGCTTGGGTATTGGATGAAACTGGTGAAGAACGTGAACGAGGAATTACGATGGATATTGGACGATCGCAATTCGAAacgaaaacaaagaaaataacgTTATTAGATGCTCCTGGGCATAAAGATTTTATTCCTAACATGATATCCGGTGCTGGTCAAGCGGATGTTGCATTGTTAGTTGTCGATGCAACAAAGGGAGAATTTGAGACTGGTTTTGATTTAGGTGGACAAACAAGAGAACATGCTCTATTAGTTCGATCTTTGGGAGTTGGTCAATTAGCTGTggctattaataaatttgataatgttGATTGGGACAAAAAGAgatttgatgaaattaaaaatagtttaggaTCATTTTTACGTCAAGCTGGATTTCGAGATAAAGATGTTACCTATGTGCCAGTTAGTGGTTTAACTGGACAAAATTTAGTTGGACCTCCAACCGAAAATGCTCTTTTACAATGGTACAATGGACCTTGTTTACTTGATGTCATAG acaaATTCAGTGTACCTGAACGAGCAGTTTCGAAGCCATTTCGATTTTCTATCCACGATATTTATAAG GGAACTGGTGCTGGATTATGCGTTTCCGGACGAATTGAGACTGGCGTATTAAATGTTGGTGATCGAGTATTGTTATGCCCTGTAAAAGAAGGTGCTACTGTACGTAATATTACTCTTGATGAAGTTCCCATGCAGACAGCGTTTGCTGGTGATCAAGTGTCCATCACTTTAACTGGAATCGACATACAAAACATTACAATTGGATGTATTCTTTCAACGCCAATTTCACCAGTACCTGTCGTTCAGAAATTCGAAGCTCGTATTGTTGTTTTCAATGTTAAAACTCCACTGACACGAGGATATccg GTGCTCCTACATCATCAATCTTTAATTGAAGCTGccaatattacaaaaatcaaagCACAATTACACAAAAGTACGGGTGAAGTTATTAAGAAAAAACCACGTTGTTTGGGAAGCTATTCGAATGCCATTGTTGAGATCGTTGTAAATAAACCCATTTGTATTGAATTGTTTCGTGATGTGAAAGAATTGGGACGGTTTATGCTACGTGTTGCTGGTACTACAGTAGCAGCTGGACTTGTTACTGAACTActtgaataa
- the LOC123294453 gene encoding HBS1-like protein isoform X4, which yields MSRHRNIRSMNYSEECDGYDDVYGHSVEDDYCISPSDAAQFMYNREGRNRSMGAFFNTEGTIAEGDENETPRPKENAEGDIDKAKLESCVESIKKVVGDSVSHKTLVDTIINYNFNTEKALDSLLTHMTDKNLSTKTSKVPVRSVKIVPQTLNVTKGFELPRPDKDVSRPNALTPRSQSPASGTATPLEGRATPDIQKTKDSKIDPLALYQKEREGEKSHLYMIIIGHVDAGKSTLMGHLLYDLGQINQRTMHKYETESRKLGKQSFLYAWVLDETGEERERGITMDIGRSQFETKTKKITLLDAPGHKDFIPNMISGAGQADVALLVVDATKGEFETGFDLGGQTREHALLVRSLGVGQLAVAINKFDNVDWDKKRFDEIKNSLGSFLRQAGFRDKDVTYVPVSGLTGQNLVGPPTENALLQWYNGPCLLDVIDKFSVPERAVSKPFRFSIHDIYKGTGAGLCVSGRIETGVLNVGDRVLLCPVKEGATVRNITLDEVPMQTAFAGDQVSITLTGIDIQNITIGCILSTPISPVPVVQKFEARIVVFNVKTPLTRGYPVLLHHQSLIEAANITKIKAQLHKSTGEVIKKKPRCLGSYSNAIVEIVVNKPICIELFRDVKELGRFMLRVAGTTVAAGLVTELLE from the exons atgtctcGACATCGTAATATACGTTCAATGAACTATTCTGaag aatgtgATGGATATGATGATGTTTATGGACATTCGGTTGAAGATGATTATTGTATTTCACCAAGTGATGCAGCTCAATTTATGTATAACAGAGAAGGCAGAAATCGTAGTATGGGCGCATTTTTTAATACAGAAGGGACTATAGCTGAAGGTGATGAAAATGAAACACCACGACCAAAAGAGAATGCTGAGGGTGATATTGATAAAGCTAAATTGGAATCATGTGTGGAAAGTATTAAAAAAGTGGTTGGTGATTCTGTATCCCATAAAACTCTGGTTGACacgataattaattataattttaatacggAAAAAGCTTTGGACAGTCTTCTAACACATATGACTGATAAGAATCTTTCAACGAAAACATCTAAAG TACCAGTCAGAAGTGTGAAGATTGTACCGCAAACATTAAATGTAACAAAAGGATTTGAACTTCCTCGACCTGATAAAGATGTTTCCCGGCCAAATGCATTAACACCAAGATCTCAATCGCCAGCATCTGGTACCGCAACACCTTTAGAAGGTCGTGCAACACCagatattcaaaaaacaaaGGACTCCAAAATCGATCCCTTAGCTTTGTATCAAAAAGAAAGGGAAGGTGAAAAAAGTCATTTATATATGATTATAATTGGACATGTCGATGCTGGAAAATCAACGCTTATGGGTCATTTATTATACGATCTTGGACAAATCAATCAACGCACAATGCATAAGTATGAAACAGAAAGTCGTAAGTTgggaaaacaaagttttttatacGCTTGGGTATTGGATGAAACTGGTGAAGAACGTGAACGAGGAATTACGATGGATATTGGACGATCGCAATTCGAAacgaaaacaaagaaaataacgTTATTAGATGCTCCTGGGCATAAAGATTTTATTCCTAACATGATATCCGGTGCTGGTCAAGCGGATGTTGCATTGTTAGTTGTCGATGCAACAAAGGGAGAATTTGAGACTGGTTTTGATTTAGGTGGACAAACAAGAGAACATGCTCTATTAGTTCGATCTTTGGGAGTTGGTCAATTAGCTGTggctattaataaatttgataatgttGATTGGGACAAAAAGAgatttgatgaaattaaaaatagtttaggaTCATTTTTACGTCAAGCTGGATTTCGAGATAAAGATGTTACCTATGTGCCAGTTAGTGGTTTAACTGGACAAAATTTAGTTGGACCTCCAACCGAAAATGCTCTTTTACAATGGTACAATGGACCTTGTTTACTTGATGTCATAG acaaATTCAGTGTACCTGAACGAGCAGTTTCGAAGCCATTTCGATTTTCTATCCACGATATTTATAAG GGAACTGGTGCTGGATTATGCGTTTCCGGACGAATTGAGACTGGCGTATTAAATGTTGGTGATCGAGTATTGTTATGCCCTGTAAAAGAAGGTGCTACTGTACGTAATATTACTCTTGATGAAGTTCCCATGCAGACAGCGTTTGCTGGTGATCAAGTGTCCATCACTTTAACTGGAATCGACATACAAAACATTACAATTGGATGTATTCTTTCAACGCCAATTTCACCAGTACCTGTCGTTCAGAAATTCGAAGCTCGTATTGTTGTTTTCAATGTTAAAACTCCACTGACACGAGGATATccg GTGCTCCTACATCATCAATCTTTAATTGAAGCTGccaatattacaaaaatcaaagCACAATTACACAAAAGTACGGGTGAAGTTATTAAGAAAAAACCACGTTGTTTGGGAAGCTATTCGAATGCCATTGTTGAGATCGTTGTAAATAAACCCATTTGTATTGAATTGTTTCGTGATGTGAAAGAATTGGGACGGTTTATGCTACGTGTTGCTGGTACTACAGTAGCAGCTGGACTTGTTACTGAACTActtgaataa
- the LOC123294453 gene encoding HBS1-like protein isoform X3 translates to MSRHRNIRSMNYSEECDGYDDVYGHSVEDDYCISPSDAAQFMYNREGRNRSMGAFFNTEGTIAEGDENETPRPKENAEGDIDKAKLESCVESIKKVVGDSVSHKTLVDTIINYNFNTEKALDSLLTHMTDKNLSTKTSKEVPVRSVKIVPQTLNVTKGFELPRPDKDVSRPNALTPRSQSPASGTATPLEGRATPDIQKTKDSKIDPLALYQKEREGEKSHLYMIIIGHVDAGKSTLMGHLLYDLGQINQRTMHKYETESRKLGKQSFLYAWVLDETGEERERGITMDIGRSQFETKTKKITLLDAPGHKDFIPNMISGAGQADVALLVVDATKGEFETGFDLGGQTREHALLVRSLGVGQLAVAINKFDNVDWDKKRFDEIKNSLGSFLRQAGFRDKDVTYVPVSGLTGQNLVGPPTENALLQWYNGPCLLDVIDKFSVPERAVSKPFRFSIHDIYKGTGAGLCVSGRIETGVLNVGDRVLLCPVKEGATVRNITLDEVPMQTAFAGDQVSITLTGIDIQNITIGCILSTPISPVPVVQKFEARIVVFNVKTPLTRGYPVLLHHQSLIEAANITKIKAQLHKSTGEVIKKKPRCLGSYSNAIVEIVVNKPICIELFRDVKELGRFMLRVAGTTVAAGLVTELLE, encoded by the exons atgtctcGACATCGTAATATACGTTCAATGAACTATTCTGaag aatgtgATGGATATGATGATGTTTATGGACATTCGGTTGAAGATGATTATTGTATTTCACCAAGTGATGCAGCTCAATTTATGTATAACAGAGAAGGCAGAAATCGTAGTATGGGCGCATTTTTTAATACAGAAGGGACTATAGCTGAAGGTGATGAAAATGAAACACCACGACCAAAAGAGAATGCTGAGGGTGATATTGATAAAGCTAAATTGGAATCATGTGTGGAAAGTATTAAAAAAGTGGTTGGTGATTCTGTATCCCATAAAACTCTGGTTGACacgataattaattataattttaatacggAAAAAGCTTTGGACAGTCTTCTAACACATATGACTGATAAGAATCTTTCAACGAAAACATCTAAAG AAGTACCAGTCAGAAGTGTGAAGATTGTACCGCAAACATTAAATGTAACAAAAGGATTTGAACTTCCTCGACCTGATAAAGATGTTTCCCGGCCAAATGCATTAACACCAAGATCTCAATCGCCAGCATCTGGTACCGCAACACCTTTAGAAGGTCGTGCAACACCagatattcaaaaaacaaaGGACTCCAAAATCGATCCCTTAGCTTTGTATCAAAAAGAAAGGGAAGGTGAAAAAAGTCATTTATATATGATTATAATTGGACATGTCGATGCTGGAAAATCAACGCTTATGGGTCATTTATTATACGATCTTGGACAAATCAATCAACGCACAATGCATAAGTATGAAACAGAAAGTCGTAAGTTgggaaaacaaagttttttatacGCTTGGGTATTGGATGAAACTGGTGAAGAACGTGAACGAGGAATTACGATGGATATTGGACGATCGCAATTCGAAacgaaaacaaagaaaataacgTTATTAGATGCTCCTGGGCATAAAGATTTTATTCCTAACATGATATCCGGTGCTGGTCAAGCGGATGTTGCATTGTTAGTTGTCGATGCAACAAAGGGAGAATTTGAGACTGGTTTTGATTTAGGTGGACAAACAAGAGAACATGCTCTATTAGTTCGATCTTTGGGAGTTGGTCAATTAGCTGTggctattaataaatttgataatgttGATTGGGACAAAAAGAgatttgatgaaattaaaaatagtttaggaTCATTTTTACGTCAAGCTGGATTTCGAGATAAAGATGTTACCTATGTGCCAGTTAGTGGTTTAACTGGACAAAATTTAGTTGGACCTCCAACCGAAAATGCTCTTTTACAATGGTACAATGGACCTTGTTTACTTGATGTCATAG acaaATTCAGTGTACCTGAACGAGCAGTTTCGAAGCCATTTCGATTTTCTATCCACGATATTTATAAG GGAACTGGTGCTGGATTATGCGTTTCCGGACGAATTGAGACTGGCGTATTAAATGTTGGTGATCGAGTATTGTTATGCCCTGTAAAAGAAGGTGCTACTGTACGTAATATTACTCTTGATGAAGTTCCCATGCAGACAGCGTTTGCTGGTGATCAAGTGTCCATCACTTTAACTGGAATCGACATACAAAACATTACAATTGGATGTATTCTTTCAACGCCAATTTCACCAGTACCTGTCGTTCAGAAATTCGAAGCTCGTATTGTTGTTTTCAATGTTAAAACTCCACTGACACGAGGATATccg GTGCTCCTACATCATCAATCTTTAATTGAAGCTGccaatattacaaaaatcaaagCACAATTACACAAAAGTACGGGTGAAGTTATTAAGAAAAAACCACGTTGTTTGGGAAGCTATTCGAATGCCATTGTTGAGATCGTTGTAAATAAACCCATTTGTATTGAATTGTTTCGTGATGTGAAAGAATTGGGACGGTTTATGCTACGTGTTGCTGGTACTACAGTAGCAGCTGGACTTGTTACTGAACTActtgaataa